The Hordeum vulgare subsp. vulgare chromosome 7H, MorexV3_pseudomolecules_assembly, whole genome shotgun sequence DNA window CACATGACCCAGGCAGCGTACAAGGCCATGTCCAGGCTCATCTACCATGGGAGGTATCTTCAGCCGCAGATACTCGACTTCCCGGAGAACAATGGGCAGACATGATAAGCTTTTTGGTTCACCCCTCGACGATGGAAGCCTCACCGTGACATTTTGAGCCTTCGATGAGTTCTCCCATGGCCTATGTCGCCATATGCTATATATGTGCTCTGCACTATTTACCCAGACTAAATTACGAACTACACTAAAAGTAAAGATGCAGTTTTAGCATGTTGGGCAGGGTACACAGTTGCAAACAAAGTTAAACAGTTACGAACCTAGTACATTTCTATAAAATGGAAGGGTTTTATGCCTTGATTTGGTACACTGTTACAAACCTACATTTctctaaagaagttacaaagttaCAGCATAAGAGTGGCTTGCCCCTGGTATGTTACCTCAGTTCATGTATCAAGCCAGCGCCACCGCGCTTTCATCAGGACCAGAAGCCTCCAGTGCTCTTCGATCCTTGAGAGTAGGTGGGCAAACCTTACAGGAAAAAATGCATGCAAATACAAGGACCCGAATTCGAACACTGACAGCTAAGATGTAACAGCATTGATTTGATCTATGTTAAACAACTATCTACAGCGAGAATATCAGTTGAACTCAAAATTCTGGCAAACCATCTTCGGTGCATAGTTGTCTGAAACGGGATAGCAGCAATGTTAAATCTGGGTCAGCTTCATGCTTCTTCCAAGCTTCCTCAAACTGCTCCCCCTtgcatctacaagggtacatcttACCATGAGAAGACCGAATGACAGATCTCATAGGAAGAAATGAACAAATGCGGCAATAATAAGTACAAAAAGTTTCAAGTCAGAGTTCTAAAGATCAAAATACTTTACTCTCGTCACCACTCCAATAGCATAATATAAGGTTAACATTAAATATTTTTACCACAGCCAGAAGTATTCTTCGAACTACTCCATTTGTTGATTAGATAGATTATCCCCAGCTGTAATCTAAGGTTATCTTGAGCACTAATTCGTAAAAGTCACAAGCATGATACAGTGAAGAACAAGATATAACTAATTTAACTGCCCACCAATATAGTAGAATGGCAGCCAACAAGGTGGAATAAGCACTCATTCTGAACCAGTTTAATATTCTAATTTCCAAACCTAATTATCCAACTGCCATTTAATAGAGATGTGATGCAAAAACTAAAATCACTAGTGAAAGATAATCTTACTTCTGGAGTAGCATGAGTATTTCCACTATGTGATTTCGCATGATCTCCCGACTCTTTCTCGTGGCTGACTCCTTATACAAAAGGACAAGCTCATCCACCAGTCTAAATATCCCCAAAAAAAGTGAGTTGGAAATTTCAGATTCAGCAAGTAGATAAAACAGAAGAACAGCAATTCTAAGAAGTAACATAACCCCTAGTACCTTGAAGTGTAGGGTGACTTCCTGATCCAGGTGAGCTTGACAACTGTATGAATTCGCTCTAAAACCTACAAATGATACATGGCTAAAATATTAAAGAATACTATTAATGCATACATAATCACATCGTACATAATCAGGACAACTTCCTTACCAGAAGAACTGTTCTATCATCATCAGCATGCATCCATTGGAAAAAGAGAGAGAACAGGAGACGAAAATGTGCCAATAGGAAGAGGCCCATAGCATCCAAAACTGGCCCAATAAGGGTAAGCCATGCAACACGACGTTCTTTGTTTAGTGGTTGCCGTTCCAGGTGTCCCAACATCTCAGAGAGTACACGGTCGTACCTGGAACCAACGGAAAACTGAAGTTTTAGGAAAAGAACAAGATGTGCAGTTGATGTTTACAGTAGAGATTAACCCAACTGATCGTACCTATAAAACTCATATTAGTAGAAATCTGAGTAACTTTAAGTCAGTATCTTTGTCCTAGCTTTCCACTGCTCAGCCAATGACTACAACCATTAATCTCAGATTCCCCCACAGTGATGATGTACTTCAATATAAGTAGAACAAATTCCATCTAAGTTGCCTTTCTAAACAGTGACAATCAATGTTTTTAAGGCGGTATAGGCGACCCAGCACGAGCACCCACGGCCCTGACGCCTAAGCGCCTAAACCGGGCATAATTGCAAGGCACTGCCAGTGCGCCTTGCTGCCTAAGCATACAAGGCGGAACGCCTCAAAAATAATTGTGACTATTGACtaacaaaaggagaagatgatgtaACTCTTACTAACTTAAAGGCAGTTTTTCAGTTTTAAGCCATCCCATTTGTAAATGTGGATTTCCCGGGCCATCAAGAAAGCGTCAGGACCTCACTTGCATTTTTGGTGCAAAAGGAAAAGGCCATACCACAGTTCTCATAATGTCAGATGAGTAGTACATTTATATCATAAACCTCTTATACATTTCAAAATACCTATACTCAAATGTAAAATCCGAGAATTTACAACAAGAATAAAATGGAGAATTTACAAGTAGGAAAAGAGTGTACCAAGGGCTACGTGGATTGCTTCTCTGAGTGCAAGTCAACAGCAGCACCGATACCTCAACAACGCGATACCATAACTCATCATCTGCAGGAATGTTATGGCAACAGGCAtcaagtattgcatcttcatacAAACTTAATTCTGTCACTTTCACATTCTTTGCTATGTGCATGAAGCTAATCATTCCTTGTTCCTGTCAATCATATGGATCATTCTCACTCAAAATGCTCACCAACAGaaatttaggggaaattgaagtcAGCACTATAGGGCGAGCTGAGTGTGCTTCAATAAAAAGTTGGCACTGCTATTCAGCACATACTAATGTTATCCTCGGTAGAGAAACCAAAAAAGGAACATCATCGTACCTTAACGTCCGGCGACCAATGATCCAATGCCGTCAAAGCACATGGAATGACTAACCAGCACAGATCGCCAAGCTTCGGGTAATTAATCTGAAACACTCAAAGAAGCAACTGCAGTAAATACCTTCAATTCTGAAGTGGCTCAACTTTACTGCAACTCGTTTTCTGTTTCTCACAGTACTTTTAACATGTTTATTCAAGCAGGTGATATCGAAGTTTTCCTAAATAAACAACTGATTGCAAAGAGAATGAAGCTTGTGTGACTATATCATGGAGCACAAACCTGAGACAACAGCCACCGGAACTGGTGCGCGGCGACAAAGGCGTGCTCCTTGGGCGGCTTCACGCCCCCAATCATCATGGTGTCATCATTGGCGTCCACGCCCGTAACCTTCAGCACGTCCTTCAGCGGCGGCACCGCCTCCGACATCATGGCCACCAACATCTCCCCGACGCCGCCCCACCCGCCCGCcgtcgccatctcctccatggcggcCGCCGCGGCCCTGGAGAGCCCCTCCGGGACCCAGTGCAGCGCGGGGGCCTCCGCGGAGGCCGCGCGGGCGGCCGCGCAGAAGAGGAGCAGGTCCACGGCCTCCTTGCCGGCCCCGCCCGTCGGGGGCTCAGAGGGGGGCGGGAGGAGAGATGAGAGGAGGGATTTGACGGAGGTGTCAGAGCCCTCGGGGGGCGCGTAGGGCGCCGCGGCCAGCAGGGAGCGGAGCGTGGAGGCGACGCGGAGGAGGTCCTCGCGGCGGAGGGCCGGCGAGGCGACGGCTGTGGCCGGCGGCGGCATGGCTGCTTGACTGCGCGGTCGAGGACCGTCCTACTGCACAAAGTCACTTTGGACCCGGCCCGTTTGTTGAGTGGGTTGAAGACTCGAAGGGGTTACCTGTCCCGGGTGTCAGGACCTAGTAGTATATCGAGAGATGTAGGAGGAATTTGGGGGGATTTGAGGAGTATGAGATGAAAGGAACTCTAGGCTCCCCCTCCCGAAGCGCTCCCGCGTCGTCCTTGAGAGGCAACCCTAGCGCCTCCCCCCGGTTCCCCCTCCCTCGCCGTTGTCGGGGGTGCCGTCGGCAGAAGGCCGCGTGGTGTAGGCGGCGGcggttcggggggggggggatatgACATCCGATTTGTCAAAGGGATTGGATTGGTGACTTACCCATTCAGTGACTTTGGCACTGGACGTTTCAAAAACGGGTACTATCGGATCGGGTGAATTAGAGAATAGACAGAGGTCCGTTGGCATTTcagcctttcttctcctttcagggcctaTCCGAAAGAGAATCCAGTACCTCTTGGTCCTGAAAATCAGAATAGGACGAACGAACCGGCCTTCGCGGATATCTTTGCTTCGGAacaaaaccctgcaatcaaatagatTGTCCCAAGGGCGCCATATTCTAGGAGCCCAAGTTATGCTATTGAAAATTCGTTCCTCTAGCAGTTCCGGTTTGAGCATTCCGTTCCCTttttcaaactccacttcttttcATATAGCAATCCCTGATCAAAGAGAGAACAATATCCATTTCAAAACATTCCCTTGCAGTAGGATAccatctgctttgggttctttATTATCTCCTTCGAGGGATTTTTAAGATCGTTCAGGCTATATTTAGTCTATTTTGGCTTTTACTGTCTACTTTTCTCAGGGAGATGGTTAAGGACCTCAGAAGATAGAGGAGAGCGCCAGGCCCAGATTTCCGGAATACTTCTACGGGGAATGCTCATTGAATG harbors:
- the LOC123411436 gene encoding uncharacterized protein At2g39910, whose protein sequence is MPPPATAVASPALRREDLLRVASTLRSLLAAAPYAPPEGSDTSVKSLLSSLLPPPSEPPTGGAGKEAVDLLLFCAAARAASAEAPALHWVPEGLSRAAAAAMEEMATAGGWGGVGEMLVAMMSEAVPPLKDVLKVTGVDANDDTMMIGGVKPPKEHAFVAAHQFRWLLSQINYPKLGDLCWLVIPCALTALDHWSPDVKEQGMISFMHIAKNVKVTELSLYEDAILDACCHNIPADDELWYRVVEVSVLLLTCTQRSNPRSPWYDRVLSEMLGHLERQPLNKERRVAWLTLIGPVLDAMGLFLLAHFRLLFSLFFQWMHADDDRTVLLVLERIHTVVKLTWIRKSPYTSRLVDELVLLYKESATRKSREIMRNHIVEILMLLQKCKGEQFEEAWKKHEADPDLTLLLSRFRQLCTEDGLPEF